The Candidatus Melainabacteria bacterium genome includes a window with the following:
- a CDS encoding tetratricopeptide repeat protein encodes MWYRAIEIDINQPLVGITLFLSTVMIIILARKTQLLYGPRSRPGKVSAKTIGELEVKIKLNSGAAVLDDMISLIQLYRKANRFEEAERYCKQALLIAEAEKGSESEILVPVLTEYANVLTGMRRKVEADKLKERARQLSKNKSA; translated from the coding sequence TTGTGGTATAGAGCCATCGAAATCGACATAAATCAGCCGCTTGTAGGAATCACCTTATTCCTATCCACTGTGATGATTATCATTCTGGCCAGGAAGACGCAGTTGCTCTATGGTCCAAGGTCGCGACCGGGGAAAGTGTCGGCCAAAACTATAGGGGAACTGGAAGTCAAAATTAAGCTCAATAGTGGTGCAGCGGTGCTGGATGACATGATCAGTTTGATTCAGCTTTACAGGAAAGCGAATCGATTTGAGGAAGCCGAACGCTACTGCAAACAAGCACTCTTGATTGCAGAGGCTGAAAAAGGCAGTGAAAGTGAAATTCTGGTGCCCGTCTTGACTGAATATGCCAATGTTCTCACGGGCATGCGACGAAAGGTCGAAGCCGACAAATTGAAGGAGCGCGCCAGACAGTTAAGCAAAAACAAATCGGCATAG
- a CDS encoding DoxX family membrane protein has product MKENKTTREKYLQAAKNIATILCALFFIFAGYLHFQNPYVYKEIIPEGLPFPEFLVYFSGACEIAGGLGLLVPKLRKLASYGLIALLIAVFPANINMAVNSIDFGMPHEILWWRLPFQLVFILWVYWCGRAR; this is encoded by the coding sequence ATGAAAGAAAACAAAACGACACGCGAGAAATATCTGCAAGCAGCGAAGAACATTGCCACTATCCTGTGCGCCCTCTTCTTTATTTTTGCCGGCTATTTGCACTTTCAAAACCCTTACGTCTACAAGGAAATAATTCCCGAAGGGCTGCCGTTCCCCGAGTTTCTGGTCTATTTTAGCGGCGCCTGCGAAATCGCCGGCGGTCTGGGACTGCTCGTGCCAAAGTTGCGCAAACTTGCTTCCTACGGGCTGATCGCTCTGCTTATCGCCGTCTTTCCAGCCAATATAAATATGGCGGTCAACAGCATCGACTTCGGCATGCCTCACGAAATTTTGTGGTGGCGGCTACCTTTTCAGTTAGTTTTTATCCTCTGGGTCTACTGGTGCGGTCGCGCGCGATAG
- a CDS encoding OsmC family peroxiredoxin encodes MKRKASAVWQGGLKDGKGTISTDSGVLSNTQYSFGTRFEEGKGTNPEELIAAAHAGCFSMALSAQLGEAKLTAESINTTSTVTLEKDEKGFAVTEIHLDVVCRIPGADEKAFMTAAENAKSGCPISRLFNAKITMNARLETKAAV; translated from the coding sequence ATGAAACGTAAAGCATCAGCCGTATGGCAAGGTGGATTGAAAGACGGGAAAGGCACGATTTCGACCGACAGCGGCGTATTGTCGAACACACAATACTCTTTTGGTACACGTTTTGAAGAAGGCAAAGGCACCAACCCGGAAGAGCTAATTGCAGCTGCTCACGCTGGTTGCTTCTCGATGGCTCTTTCAGCTCAGCTCGGTGAGGCTAAATTGACAGCCGAAAGCATCAACACCACCTCGACTGTAACCTTGGAAAAAGACGAAAAGGGTTTTGCTGTAACTGAAATACATCTCGATGTTGTATGCAGAATTCCAGGAGCCGACGAGAAGGCTTTCATGACTGCGGCTGAAAATGCTAAGTCAGGTTGCCCGATTTCACGTTTGTTCAACGCCAAGATTACGATGAACGCACGTCTGGAAACCAAGGCTGCTGTGTAA
- a CDS encoding tetratricopeptide repeat protein, with translation MNRVPADSDVLNSTLKEEAQLSRNVKVAAKDLGPEHTDVALSLMDLGDFYFREERFVDSAESFRRAIDIYEALGEGHQMLAAMAMRSLSAVLMLQGKYAEGQVMNRNARILIQSYQ, from the coding sequence ATGAATAGAGTCCCCGCGGATTCAGACGTTTTGAACAGCACCTTGAAAGAGGAGGCGCAACTTTCTCGCAATGTAAAAGTCGCTGCTAAAGACCTTGGCCCCGAACACACCGACGTCGCGCTGTCGCTCATGGACCTCGGAGATTTTTATTTCAGAGAAGAGAGATTTGTAGATAGTGCCGAGTCATTTAGACGAGCCATCGATATCTACGAAGCTCTTGGAGAAGGACATCAAATGCTTGCTGCGATGGCAATGAGAAGCTTATCTGCGGTTTTGATGTTGCAAGGGAAGTATGCTGAAGGTCAAGTCATGAATAGGAATGCGCGCATCCTTATTCAGAGCTATCAATAG
- a CDS encoding four-helix bundle copper-binding protein, whose translation MKTITTKLLMFAVMLLSFVSFVNVVPAFAGMAGMEACIKNCGDCSTACDKALAVEQAKGKSANAELVKALTDCAAICKTSEGMLKRGSEFHPSVCKVCADICAKCAKLCEKSKDKAMQDCAKECRKCEESCKKMAS comes from the coding sequence ATGAAGACTATCACTACAAAGCTTTTGATGTTTGCAGTTATGCTGCTGTCCTTCGTTTCTTTCGTCAACGTTGTACCAGCCTTCGCTGGCATGGCAGGGATGGAAGCTTGCATAAAGAACTGTGGCGACTGCTCCACTGCTTGTGACAAGGCTCTGGCCGTAGAGCAAGCTAAGGGCAAATCTGCAAATGCTGAATTGGTCAAGGCGCTCACTGATTGCGCCGCAATCTGCAAAACCAGCGAAGGCATGCTGAAGCGTGGTTCAGAGTTCCATCCTAGCGTATGCAAAGTATGTGCAGATATCTGTGCAAAATGCGCTAAGCTCTGCGAAAAGTCGAAAGACAAAGCGATGCAAGACTGCGCTAAAGAGTGCCGCAAGTGCGAAGAATCCTGCAAGAAAATGGCGAGCTGA
- a CDS encoding DUF3370 domain-containing protein translates to MKISTLLSASILFLNTSTTALAEDMKPAAPRIHSEAMEFRGLPGKLNTVPMFNSNSPEVVQSEGILLSTFPAREMKFPAAHLHQALKGNFNIFFHHISNGLLTKSTRTIYIGIIAHNPNNVSAILRIDRAAAYLSQPDAPFKTLPASSDNSQGDVYAGPGDRVMSDFLHEKTNDPIWPESIIIPPHQTRVIAALPIPIKALTPPLNGLSGLISANSSQSIYLASLALYGKNDGEVDVVPELADWEKALHNDDLVRPREKPPTQPGTKNSIVYGRVAGISNGTVWDGLITDGPDEKYLSVKPGTKISYPISSIEQGTFGTGQIQSAAMVKRYADTAHQSHGNYGVHYVLQIPLHNTNEIETVVTIHLQTPLKSDERKNELLFYETPPTRVFFRGTVRARYKDDSDQACDKFIHLVENRGERTGPLVQLLLKGGERRKVTLDLFYPPDATPPQVLTIKAFPLVQ, encoded by the coding sequence ATGAAGATTTCTACCTTATTAAGTGCATCGATATTGTTTTTGAACACAAGCACCACCGCGCTTGCTGAAGACATGAAACCAGCCGCACCTCGTATCCACAGCGAAGCAATGGAATTTCGAGGACTGCCAGGCAAGCTGAACACCGTGCCGATGTTTAACAGTAACAGTCCCGAAGTCGTTCAAAGCGAGGGTATCTTGCTGTCGACTTTTCCGGCTCGGGAAATGAAATTTCCGGCGGCGCATTTGCACCAGGCACTCAAAGGCAACTTCAATATCTTCTTTCATCACATCTCCAACGGTTTGCTGACAAAGTCGACCAGGACGATATACATCGGGATAATTGCGCACAATCCGAATAACGTGAGTGCGATTCTGAGAATAGATCGGGCCGCTGCATATTTGAGTCAGCCTGATGCTCCATTCAAGACGCTGCCTGCAAGCTCTGACAATAGCCAGGGTGATGTTTACGCAGGACCAGGCGATAGGGTGATGTCCGACTTTTTGCATGAAAAAACAAATGATCCCATTTGGCCTGAAAGCATCATCATTCCTCCACATCAAACGCGGGTTATCGCTGCGTTGCCGATTCCGATCAAGGCCTTGACCCCTCCCCTCAATGGGCTTTCGGGCTTAATTTCAGCGAACTCCAGTCAGTCTATTTACCTGGCATCACTTGCGCTATACGGCAAGAATGATGGCGAGGTTGATGTCGTGCCTGAGCTGGCTGATTGGGAGAAGGCTTTGCACAACGATGACCTGGTGCGCCCGAGAGAAAAGCCACCAACTCAACCAGGCACCAAAAATAGTATCGTCTACGGGCGCGTAGCAGGCATATCGAACGGCACCGTGTGGGATGGTCTCATAACTGATGGACCAGATGAAAAGTACTTGTCAGTAAAGCCTGGCACGAAGATTTCGTATCCAATCAGCTCGATTGAACAGGGCACTTTCGGCACGGGACAAATTCAGAGCGCTGCCATGGTGAAGCGGTACGCCGATACCGCTCATCAGTCACATGGAAATTATGGGGTGCACTATGTTCTGCAAATTCCTCTGCATAATACAAACGAGATAGAGACGGTTGTGACTATACACTTGCAAACGCCTTTGAAGTCAGATGAACGCAAGAATGAGTTGCTGTTTTACGAAACGCCTCCTACCCGCGTATTTTTTCGCGGTACGGTGCGGGCCCGTTACAAAGACGACAGCGACCAGGCCTGTGATAAGTTCATTCATCTCGTAGAAAATCGCGGTGAACGAACCGGGCCGCTTGTGCAGCTTCTTTTGAAGGGGGGAGAGCGCAGGAAGGTCACTCTTGATTTGTTTTACCCGCCCGATGCGACACCACCGCAGGTTCTAACTATTAAGGCTTTTCCCCTGGTGCAATAG
- a CDS encoding heavy metal translocating P-type ATPase, with product MKDHLSPSTKGESIAMLDPVCGMDVIPVDGTPSYDLDGTRYYFCHPGCKEKFKNDPGKYLAPQPDVVAVAKPGTEWTCPMHPEVLSTKPGPCPKCGMALEAKDISSLDPNAVDPELVDMQRRFVVSAIFTVVLFALSMPDMIPAVHSPFDEKTSAWIQMVLSIPVLFYGGAPFFQRAWDSILNRSPNMFTLIGMGIGISFVYSSVVTIFPDVLNSALAHGQLMAHGNPMAHGESMVYFESGATITTLVLLGQVLELRAREQTGNAIRKLLSLAPKTARVVQPDGSEVDVTIDSIRVGDSVRVRPGEKIPVDGIVSEGATTVDESMLSGEPLPLDKTAGDTVTTGTINLTGSCIIIAREIGANTVLARIIQAVNQGQRSRLPMQKDVDKVAEYFVPTVILIAIATFAYWSLVAQSLTNAVMNSIAVLIVACPCALGLAAPMAVIAAVGRGASSGLLIRNAEVLQRLAKVDTLIVDKTGTVTEGKPTLLETIAIEGTESEALRIAASLEQGSEHPLAHAILNASQKQGQQLSQSTDFQALTGFGVTGKIDGVNYFLGKSGADSSSSSSSSNSNSSDNNDYDSHRHNDSGEPSANDAAGTELISNDAAKKRIAAASAQGATLMYLKADNKLIAVLAAGDKIKASAKKSTNELKARGLKTIMLSGDQKQAVDFIAAQAGIDEAKSGLKPIDKANYIKSLQANKHIVAMAGDGINDAPALSAADVGIAMDAGSDIALEAAGIVLVNGDLRGLLRAVTLSHLLLTNIRQNLFLAFVYNALAIPLAAGVLYPSLGILLNPMIASAAMSLSSVSVIANSLRLQTSKLGGTDAD from the coding sequence ATGAAAGACCACCTTTCCCCGTCCACAAAAGGCGAATCGATCGCCATGCTCGACCCTGTCTGCGGCATGGACGTGATACCGGTTGATGGCACGCCCAGTTACGATCTGGATGGCACTCGATACTATTTCTGCCACCCGGGTTGCAAGGAAAAATTCAAGAACGACCCCGGCAAATATCTTGCGCCGCAACCAGATGTGGTGGCAGTGGCAAAACCTGGAACAGAATGGACCTGTCCAATGCATCCGGAGGTTCTGTCAACTAAGCCTGGACCTTGCCCGAAATGTGGCATGGCACTGGAAGCGAAAGATATCAGCTCATTGGATCCAAACGCCGTTGATCCAGAATTAGTCGACATGCAACGTCGCTTTGTTGTCAGCGCAATTTTCACCGTTGTCTTATTCGCGCTCAGTATGCCGGACATGATTCCTGCTGTACATTCTCCCTTTGATGAAAAGACAAGTGCATGGATCCAAATGGTGCTTTCCATCCCTGTTTTATTTTATGGCGGTGCACCATTCTTTCAGCGCGCCTGGGATTCAATACTCAATCGCAGCCCGAATATGTTCACATTGATCGGCATGGGCATTGGCATCTCATTTGTGTACAGCAGCGTTGTGACCATATTTCCCGACGTCTTGAACAGCGCGCTGGCGCACGGTCAATTAATGGCGCACGGTAATCCAATGGCGCACGGTGAATCGATGGTCTATTTCGAATCAGGCGCAACAATCACCACACTGGTGCTTTTGGGTCAGGTTCTGGAATTGCGCGCACGCGAACAAACCGGGAACGCCATTCGCAAGTTATTGTCGCTGGCACCAAAAACAGCACGAGTCGTTCAACCTGACGGCAGTGAAGTCGATGTAACAATTGATTCAATTCGCGTCGGAGACTCGGTACGAGTTCGACCTGGCGAAAAAATTCCTGTCGATGGAATCGTCTCGGAAGGCGCAACGACGGTTGACGAATCGATGCTCTCCGGCGAACCGTTGCCGCTCGACAAGACTGCTGGTGATACAGTCACAACCGGCACCATTAACCTCACCGGAAGCTGCATCATAATAGCCCGGGAAATCGGCGCCAACACAGTTTTAGCACGCATAATCCAGGCTGTTAACCAAGGTCAACGCAGTCGTTTGCCCATGCAAAAAGACGTCGACAAAGTTGCAGAATATTTTGTGCCTACCGTTATCCTGATCGCGATAGCAACATTTGCATATTGGTCATTGGTTGCTCAATCATTGACGAATGCAGTGATGAACTCCATCGCGGTCTTAATCGTCGCATGCCCCTGTGCGCTTGGGCTGGCTGCGCCCATGGCTGTAATTGCTGCTGTCGGGCGAGGAGCATCTAGCGGATTGCTGATTCGCAACGCTGAGGTTTTACAGCGCTTAGCCAAAGTGGACACGCTCATCGTAGACAAAACCGGAACGGTGACAGAAGGAAAACCAACGTTACTGGAAACGATCGCAATCGAAGGAACTGAGAGTGAGGCGCTGCGCATAGCCGCCTCTCTAGAGCAAGGCAGCGAACATCCGCTTGCGCACGCCATCTTGAATGCATCGCAAAAACAGGGGCAGCAGCTTTCACAGTCGACAGATTTTCAAGCTCTCACCGGGTTTGGTGTCACTGGAAAAATAGATGGTGTCAATTATTTTCTAGGCAAAAGTGGCGCTGACAGCAGCAGCAGCAGCAGCAGCAGCAACAGCAACAGCAGCGACAACAACGACTACGATAGCCACAGACACAACGACAGCGGCGAACCGTCCGCGAACGACGCAGCTGGAACCGAGCTAATTTCAAATGATGCCGCAAAAAAACGCATCGCCGCCGCATCGGCTCAGGGTGCAACATTGATGTATCTGAAAGCAGATAACAAGCTAATCGCAGTGCTGGCGGCTGGCGACAAAATTAAAGCCTCAGCAAAAAAATCAACGAACGAACTAAAAGCACGCGGTCTCAAAACAATCATGTTGAGCGGCGATCAAAAACAGGCAGTAGATTTTATAGCTGCACAAGCTGGCATCGACGAGGCCAAATCGGGCCTTAAACCCATCGACAAAGCAAACTACATAAAATCGCTACAAGCGAACAAACACATAGTGGCGATGGCTGGAGACGGAATCAATGATGCACCTGCCTTGAGTGCAGCAGACGTCGGCATCGCTATGGATGCTGGTTCCGATATCGCGCTGGAAGCAGCCGGCATTGTGCTAGTCAACGGCGATTTGCGAGGACTGCTCCGCGCAGTCACGCTCAGCCACTTATTGCTTACCAACATCAGACAAAATCTCTTCCTGGCATTCGTTTACAACGCTCTGGCAATCCCACTGGCAGCGGGAGTGCTCTACCCCTCACTGGGAATCCTGCTTAACCCAATGATCGCCAGCGCCGCAATGAGCCTGAGTTCGGTATCTGTAATCGCCAATTCGCTGCGGCTCCAGACCAGCAAACTCGGTGGCACTGACGCTGATTAG
- a CDS encoding HEAT repeat domain-containing protein has translation MPEPTLKQIFLASVMLFGAPFAALAAADAGESYKGLEYFGSSQLTTMELEKILALKPGASLIQVQKALDRLDKSLEARHIPNNLEVVAGEPGSVFISVDILDSSNETVPTRKLKNPRHVLVRSEKPFIVLDELTKRLEKLTQEGRTWSESYRDGCKYYSDEPSNQCVAEIERFAPDMREELLAVVESDPDATRRRKAIELLGWSGEVPYTANRLTDAFDDSDPKVRVAAIKYVFPRLSMLPEDYPYIRLVQAASRELNRPSHQDRSKALYVLLWLAKKNVLFVRDIKQLDEARLKQLASDSVLPTVKVPAQQLLDIIAQWDKGPLSQ, from the coding sequence ATGCCGGAACCCACTCTCAAGCAAATTTTTCTAGCATCGGTAATGCTGTTTGGGGCTCCTTTCGCGGCTTTAGCTGCAGCGGATGCTGGTGAGAGTTATAAAGGACTGGAATATTTCGGTTCATCTCAGCTCACAACGATGGAACTGGAGAAGATTCTTGCTCTCAAACCCGGAGCCAGCTTAATTCAGGTCCAGAAAGCTCTGGATCGGTTGGACAAATCCCTGGAAGCGCGGCACATTCCGAACAATCTGGAGGTTGTTGCCGGCGAGCCTGGCTCTGTCTTCATAAGTGTGGACATTCTAGATAGTTCAAATGAGACTGTGCCGACTCGGAAACTTAAAAATCCCCGACACGTTCTGGTCCGCAGCGAAAAACCGTTCATCGTCCTAGATGAGCTGACCAAAAGGCTCGAAAAGCTTACGCAAGAGGGGCGAACGTGGTCTGAGTCGTATCGTGACGGCTGCAAGTATTACTCTGATGAACCGTCCAATCAGTGTGTCGCTGAGATTGAACGATTTGCTCCTGACATGCGCGAGGAGCTTCTTGCGGTAGTGGAAAGCGATCCTGACGCGACCAGGCGGAGGAAGGCAATCGAACTGCTCGGTTGGTCAGGCGAAGTGCCGTATACGGCTAATCGTCTTACCGATGCTTTTGACGATAGCGACCCGAAGGTTAGAGTTGCCGCAATCAAGTACGTCTTTCCGAGACTGTCGATGCTTCCTGAAGATTATCCATACATACGCCTGGTTCAGGCTGCATCTAGAGAGTTGAACAGACCCTCTCATCAAGATCGTTCCAAGGCGCTCTACGTACTGCTGTGGCTTGCGAAGAAGAACGTGCTTTTCGTGCGTGACATCAAGCAGCTAGACGAGGCAAGGCTCAAGCAGCTTGCTAGCGATAGCGTTTTGCCTACGGTCAAAGTTCCAGCTCAGCAGTTGCTTGACATTATTGCCCAGTGGGATAAGGGACCACTCAGCCAGTAG
- a CDS encoding (2Fe-2S) ferredoxin domain-containing protein, whose translation MEVFEKHVFVCTSGKVCPNEGANEVCDALRKEIADRGLKKKIRINKAGCFDQCGNGPLIVVYPESTWYAKVQPTDCKEIVEQHLVGGKPVERLLYDGRGRVV comes from the coding sequence ATGGAAGTATTCGAGAAGCATGTTTTCGTCTGCACGAGCGGAAAGGTATGTCCGAACGAAGGTGCCAACGAAGTTTGCGACGCTTTGCGCAAGGAAATCGCCGATCGCGGACTGAAGAAAAAGATTCGCATCAACAAGGCCGGCTGTTTCGATCAATGTGGAAACGGTCCACTCATCGTTGTTTATCCCGAGTCGACCTGGTACGCAAAAGTGCAACCTACCGACTGCAAAGAGATAGTCGAACAGCATCTTGTGGGTGGAAAGCCTGTTGAAAGGCTGCTTTACGATGGCAGAGGGCGTGTCGTCTAA
- a CDS encoding 50S ribosomal protein L10, producing the protein MATKARKQEIVSELHQFFDNGKVAVVADVTGLTVAELTQLRRKLDKDNAKCRVAKNTLVKIATNSKDFEAIKSLAKGPSAIIVGYDDPAQPAKTTVDFFKSLKKGTLRGGVLEGKAISAEEVKGLAELPSKEVLLSSIMGGLDSGARGVAGLLESLIRDIALLAEEVAKKNESAS; encoded by the coding sequence ATGGCCACCAAAGCACGCAAGCAGGAAATCGTTTCCGAATTGCATCAATTTTTTGATAACGGCAAGGTCGCCGTTGTAGCTGACGTGACTGGACTTACGGTTGCCGAACTGACACAACTTCGTCGCAAATTGGACAAAGACAATGCCAAATGCCGAGTTGCTAAGAACACTTTGGTCAAGATTGCCACAAATTCAAAAGATTTCGAAGCAATCAAATCTCTGGCCAAGGGACCGTCAGCCATTATCGTTGGTTACGATGACCCTGCCCAGCCCGCAAAAACTACAGTCGATTTCTTCAAAAGCTTGAAGAAGGGCACCTTGCGCGGCGGAGTTCTCGAAGGCAAAGCAATTTCTGCTGAAGAAGTTAAAGGCCTGGCTGAACTTCCGTCCAAAGAAGTCTTGCTGTCCAGCATTATGGGCGGTTTGGATTCTGGCGCAAGAGGCGTCGCTGGATTACTTGAATCGCTCATTCGCGATATCGCTCTCCTTGCTGAGGAAGTGGCGAAGAAGAATGAGTCAGCATCCTGA
- a CDS encoding 50S ribosomal protein L7/L12, protein MATAVNVDELLEQIGNLTLLQAADLKKKMEEKFGVTAAAPVAFAAAPGAGGGAGAAAEEKTEFDVILTSVGDKKIEVLKVVREVTGLGLKEAKDLVDSAPKPLKEKVKKEDAQQMKEKIEAAGAKVEIK, encoded by the coding sequence ATGGCTACTGCTGTTAATGTCGATGAATTGCTCGAACAGATCGGCAATTTGACACTTCTTCAAGCTGCAGACTTGAAAAAGAAAATGGAAGAAAAGTTCGGCGTCACTGCCGCTGCACCTGTCGCTTTCGCTGCTGCTCCTGGAGCTGGTGGCGGCGCCGGAGCTGCTGCTGAAGAGAAGACCGAATTCGACGTAATCTTGACGTCAGTTGGCGACAAGAAGATCGAAGTTCTGAAGGTTGTTCGCGAAGTAACCGGACTTGGTTTGAAAGAAGCCAAAGACCTGGTTGACTCTGCTCCTAAGCCATTGAAGGAAAAGGTCAAAAAGGAAGACGCTCAGCAGATGAAAGAAAAGATCGAAGCTGCTGGCGCAAAGGTAGAAATCAAGTAG